Proteins co-encoded in one Gossypium arboreum isolate Shixiya-1 chromosome 11, ASM2569848v2, whole genome shotgun sequence genomic window:
- the LOC108456233 gene encoding S-type anion channel SLAH3-like isoform X2 has product MNQDEQRDYFELQEPEYPETVPSVLKHKYSKQVVLESETSGLSNTISAMQSISISMPSAETLGNNAEPKAVMFLSRPMSKGSSISEADNDSQRFKDKNFDSFKTWSGKLERQITSLSGRSRKFDSEEESTQNPENEPLPVDRYFDALEGPELETLRSTEEIVLPDDKTWPFLLRFPISSFGICLGVGSQSVMWKALASTISTRFLHISLTANLILWWIAVALVAVVSSIYLLKVILYFEAVRREYYHPIRVNFFFAPWISLLFLSLGLPPSVSSNLPEPLWYILMTPILCLELKIYGQWMSGGQRRLSKVANPSNHLAIVGNFVGALLGASMGLKEGPIFFFAVGLAHYLVLFVTLYQRLPTNETLPKELHPVFFLFVAAPSVASMAWAKIRGSFDYGSRIAYFIALFLYFSLAVRVNFFRGFKFSLAWWAYTFPMTGAAIATMRYSSVVTNVLTQTLAVILSLVATLTVTSLLVTTMLHAFVLRDLFPNDVAIAISDRKPKHHRKWFHIRHGGSEWSKDIETFLKFANTSNNDIEAALNISNDEAKRV; this is encoded by the exons TGCCATCGGCAG AGACACTCGGTAACAATGCCGAGCCGAAAGCGGTCATGTTTCTGTCTCGGCCGATGTCGAAAGGATCGAGTATCAGTGAGGCGGATAACGATAGTCAAAGGTTCAAGGATAAAAACTTTGATTCTTTCAAAACATGGTCCGGAAAACTAGAAAGACAGATAACGAGTTTAAGCGGAAGGTCTCGGAAATTCGATTCGGAAGAAGAGTCTACGCAAAATCCCGAGAATGAACCCTTGCCAGTTGATCGATACTTTGATGCATTGGAAGGACCAGAGTTGGAAACCTTGAGg TCTACAGAGGAGATTGTGCTACCGGACGACAAAACTTGGCCTTTCCTCCTTCGGTTTCCGATATCTTCGTTCGGTATTTGTCTTGGAGTAGGCAGCCAATCTGTAATGTGGAAAGCCTTGGCCTCTACTATATCAACAAGGTTTCTTCACATAAGCTTGACAGCAAATCTCATCCTATGGTGGATAGCTGTGGCACTAGTCGCCGTTGTTTCTTCGATATACTTATTGAAAGTGATATTATACTTCGAAGCCGTTCGTCGTGAGTATTACCATCCGATCAGGGTCAACTTTTTCTTTGCCCCTTGGATATCGCTTTTGTTCTTATCTCTTGGACTGCCACCTTCGGTCTCATCGAACTTGCCTGAGCCTCTTTGGTACATTCTTATGACACCAATATTGTGTTTGGAGCTTAAAATCTACGGACAGTGGATGTCGGGTGGTCAAAGGAGGCTTTCGAAAGTGGCTAACCCTTCGAACCATCTCGCAATCGTCGGGAACTTTGTTGGGGCATTGTTGGGTGCATCAATGGGGCTTAAAGAAGGGCCTATATTTTTCTTTGCTGTTGGACTGGCTcattatttagtcctttttgtaaCACTTTATCAAAGGCTTCCAACAAATGAAACACTCCCAAAAGAGCTCCATCCTGTATTCTTCCTTTTTGTTGCAGCACCGAGTGTTGCTTCGATGGCATGGGCTAAAATCCGAGGCTCCTTCGATTACGGATCACGGATAGCTTACTTCATTGCCTTGTTCCTTTATTTCTCCCTG GCGGTTCGGGTTAACTTTTTCCGAGGATTCAA ATTCTCGTTGGCTTGGTGGGCATACACATTCCCGATGACCGGTGCCGCCATCGCGACCATGCGATACTCAAGCGTGGTGACGAATGTATTAACTCAAACTCTCGCCGTCATACTCTCTCTTGTTGCTACACTCACAGTAACATCCCTTCTCGTAACGACTATGCTGCACGCATTTGTCCTACGGGACCTCTTCCCTAATGACGTTGCCATTGCCATTAGCGACCGAAAACCGAAACATCATAGGAAGTGGTTTCATATCCGACACGGAGGGTCAGAATGGAGTAAAGACATCGAAACATTCTTGAAATTCGCAAACACCAGCAACAACGATATAGAAGCTGCCTTAAATATATCCAATGACGAAGCTAAACGAGTGTAA
- the LOC108456413 gene encoding probable membrane-associated kinase regulator 6 has translation METAQPIISIESFSYSWLVNLRPSLDSLDRASFDSASCDETASFIEMDPTMPPSKRFFSNPQDFMFDFPIPQPPSSALALVHADDLFSNGYIAPFFVNPLKMEAYKEVSGSSPTGERSVRHELIPDSKPNCLVCLRKYRIRLSKRMFLKYLGFLITLCRRIRRFNTSKKVETVVGVSVVYNEWRKSFDSENSIYEAVLHCKQSNGK, from the exons ATGGAAACTGCTCAACCCATCATCTCCATCGAAAGCTTTTCATATAGTTGGTTAGTTAACCTAAGACCTTCATTAGATAGTTTAGATAGAGCTTCATTTGATAGTGCATCATGTGATGAAACAGCTTCTTTCATTGAAATGGACCCAACAATGCCACCTTCTAAGAGATTCTTTTCGAATCCTCAAGATTTTATGTTCGATTTTCCGATCCCACAACCTCCTTCTTCAGCTCTCGCCCTTGTTCATGCCGATGACCTCTTTTCCAATGGTTATATTGCGCCGTTCTTTGTTAACCCTTTGAAAATGGAAGCATACAAAGAGGTTTCCGGGTCATCTCCGACAGGGGAAAGATCAGTTCGACATGAACTGATTCCAGATAGTAAACCGAATTGCCTTGTTTGTTTGAGGAAGTATCGTATAAGATTGTCCAAGAGAATGTTTTTGAAGTACTTGGGTTTTCTTATAACGTTATGTAGAAGAATTAGAAGGTTCAACACAAGTAAAAAAGTCGAAACCGTTGTTGGAGTGAGTGTTGTATATAATGAGTGGCGAAAGTCATTTGATTCCGAAAACTCGATTTACGAAGCGGTTCTTCATTGCAAACAATCAAACG GAAAATGA
- the LOC108455108 gene encoding F-box protein At2g17036-like: MAVSEKQNLLKHTDWANLPKNIIDSIIEKSVPPLSQFIRFGSVCKAWHAAITENRSLRSKILKRCHHQVPFLMITKSQEKRGLYNIIEKKLHGVELSVPYKRRCCGSSYGWIATVDWTLAIKLINPFTGGIIDLPSVDIPVVNKFTKEDEHEFHVKKVILSDDPYVNPDNFMVLALFGASSSIAIIRPGEKTWTYTSNLETIAKDDAIFHKGKFYAVDFRLGIISVQVANMNGSLVSAFDEKIIIPPEEEGDNAFKYIVESSDGELLIVQRFISTYGPYRWTTNFKVLKLRQHANHVARLVEVKNIGDDALFLGDNCSMSVAASRFPECRPNSIYFTDDTILYTLEGSIDMGIFSLETGCFQPFDDMDPSHSDMPPPFFILPTLFENRVTHPCQY, translated from the coding sequence ATTCGATAATAGAGAAATCGGTTCCTccactttctcaatttattcgatttggtTCTGTTTGCAAGGCTTGGCATGCAGCAATCACGGAGAATCGCTCCTTACGTTCTAAGATTTTGAAGAGATGCCATCATCAAGTTCCATTCCTAATGATTACCAAAAGTCAAGAAAAGCGTGGTTTATATAATATCATTGAGAAGAAATTACATGGCGTGGAGTTGTCAGTGCCTTATAAAAGAAGATGTTGTGGTTCTTCTTATGGATGGATAGCTACAGTAGACTGGACTTTGGCTATTAAACTCATAAACCCTTTCACCGGTGGAATCATTGATCTTCCTTCTGTTGATATTCCCGTTGTGAACAAATTCACTAAGGAAGATGAGCATGAATTTCACGTCAAGAAAGTGATATTATCTGATGATCCTTACGTGAATCCAGATAATTTTATGGTTTTAGCACTTTTTGGAGCATCGAGTTCAATCGCTATTATCCGACCTGGTGAGAAAACTTGGACTTATACAAGTAATTTGGAAACAATTGCAAAAGACGACGCTATTTTTCATAAAGGCAAGTTTTATGCTGTAGATTTTAGGTTGGGAATCATATCAGTCCAAGTCGCAAATATGAATGGTAGTTTAGTTTCAGCTTTCGATGAGAAAATAATAATTCCACCTGAAGAAGAAGGTGATAATGCGTTTAAGTATATTGTGGAATCATCAGACGGTGAACTTTTGATTGTCCAAAGATTTATTAGCACCTATGGTCCATACCGTTGGACAACAAACTTCAAGGTTTTAAAGCTTCGGCAACATGCAAACCATGTGGCAAGGCTTGTTGAGGTAAAGAACATTGGGGATGATGccttgttcttgggtgacaattGCTCCATGTCTGTCGCTGCTTCTCGATTTCCTGAATGTCGACCCAATTCCATATACTTTACGGATGATACTATTCTTTATACTCTTGAAGGGTCTATTGATATGGGAATTTTTAGTTTGGAAACAGGTTGTTTTCAACCATTTGATGATATGGATCCTTCTCATTCAGATATGCCTCCTCCCTTTTTTATTTTACCTACATTGTTTGAAAATCGAGTCACACATCCATGTCAATACTAG
- the LOC108456233 gene encoding S-type anion channel SLAH2-like isoform X1, protein MNQDEQRDYFELQEPEYPETVPSVLKHKYSKQVVLESETSGLSNTISAMQSISISMPSAGNKIITVVDENAQGFSINGVGDDSCPPLETLGNNAEPKAVMFLSRPMSKGSSISEADNDSQRFKDKNFDSFKTWSGKLERQITSLSGRSRKFDSEEESTQNPENEPLPVDRYFDALEGPELETLRSTEEIVLPDDKTWPFLLRFPISSFGICLGVGSQSVMWKALASTISTRFLHISLTANLILWWIAVALVAVVSSIYLLKVILYFEAVRREYYHPIRVNFFFAPWISLLFLSLGLPPSVSSNLPEPLWYILMTPILCLELKIYGQWMSGGQRRLSKVANPSNHLAIVGNFVGALLGASMGLKEGPIFFFAVGLAHYLVLFVTLYQRLPTNETLPKELHPVFFLFVAAPSVASMAWAKIRGSFDYGSRIAYFIALFLYFSLAVRVNFFRGFKFSLAWWAYTFPMTGAAIATMRYSSVVTNVLTQTLAVILSLVATLTVTSLLVTTMLHAFVLRDLFPNDVAIAISDRKPKHHRKWFHIRHGGSEWSKDIETFLKFANTSNNDIEAALNISNDEAKRV, encoded by the exons TGCCATCGGCAGGTAACAAGATTATTACCGTTGTTGATGAAAATGCACAAGGTTTTAGCATTAATGGAGTTGGCGATGATTCTTGTCCGCCATTAGAGACACTCGGTAACAATGCCGAGCCGAAAGCGGTCATGTTTCTGTCTCGGCCGATGTCGAAAGGATCGAGTATCAGTGAGGCGGATAACGATAGTCAAAGGTTCAAGGATAAAAACTTTGATTCTTTCAAAACATGGTCCGGAAAACTAGAAAGACAGATAACGAGTTTAAGCGGAAGGTCTCGGAAATTCGATTCGGAAGAAGAGTCTACGCAAAATCCCGAGAATGAACCCTTGCCAGTTGATCGATACTTTGATGCATTGGAAGGACCAGAGTTGGAAACCTTGAGg TCTACAGAGGAGATTGTGCTACCGGACGACAAAACTTGGCCTTTCCTCCTTCGGTTTCCGATATCTTCGTTCGGTATTTGTCTTGGAGTAGGCAGCCAATCTGTAATGTGGAAAGCCTTGGCCTCTACTATATCAACAAGGTTTCTTCACATAAGCTTGACAGCAAATCTCATCCTATGGTGGATAGCTGTGGCACTAGTCGCCGTTGTTTCTTCGATATACTTATTGAAAGTGATATTATACTTCGAAGCCGTTCGTCGTGAGTATTACCATCCGATCAGGGTCAACTTTTTCTTTGCCCCTTGGATATCGCTTTTGTTCTTATCTCTTGGACTGCCACCTTCGGTCTCATCGAACTTGCCTGAGCCTCTTTGGTACATTCTTATGACACCAATATTGTGTTTGGAGCTTAAAATCTACGGACAGTGGATGTCGGGTGGTCAAAGGAGGCTTTCGAAAGTGGCTAACCCTTCGAACCATCTCGCAATCGTCGGGAACTTTGTTGGGGCATTGTTGGGTGCATCAATGGGGCTTAAAGAAGGGCCTATATTTTTCTTTGCTGTTGGACTGGCTcattatttagtcctttttgtaaCACTTTATCAAAGGCTTCCAACAAATGAAACACTCCCAAAAGAGCTCCATCCTGTATTCTTCCTTTTTGTTGCAGCACCGAGTGTTGCTTCGATGGCATGGGCTAAAATCCGAGGCTCCTTCGATTACGGATCACGGATAGCTTACTTCATTGCCTTGTTCCTTTATTTCTCCCTG GCGGTTCGGGTTAACTTTTTCCGAGGATTCAA ATTCTCGTTGGCTTGGTGGGCATACACATTCCCGATGACCGGTGCCGCCATCGCGACCATGCGATACTCAAGCGTGGTGACGAATGTATTAACTCAAACTCTCGCCGTCATACTCTCTCTTGTTGCTACACTCACAGTAACATCCCTTCTCGTAACGACTATGCTGCACGCATTTGTCCTACGGGACCTCTTCCCTAATGACGTTGCCATTGCCATTAGCGACCGAAAACCGAAACATCATAGGAAGTGGTTTCATATCCGACACGGAGGGTCAGAATGGAGTAAAGACATCGAAACATTCTTGAAATTCGCAAACACCAGCAACAACGATATAGAAGCTGCCTTAAATATATCCAATGACGAAGCTAAACGAGTGTAA